CATTCTCTTGGTAGTCGTCCTCCTGTCGAAATGGCATCTGTAGAAGACGGTGAAGAGGTCGAGCAGATGGCTGCGAGTCCAGGAGTTGAGAGCAGAAGCCCGGTTACTGCTCCATTTGGTATATCCATGAACTTCATTGGATCTGGTAAAACTCTGTCTAATGTATCTGTAGGAAGAAATTATCATGTAACAACATGTCAAAATGGTGGCGAGCTACCCGACACAAGGTTGCTAAGAACTCATTTGAAGCAGAAGTTGGAAACGGAGCAGATTGATATATCTGTGGATGGTGTAAACCTTCTCAACAATGCGCTCGATGTTTATTTAAAGAGGTTAATCGAGCCATGTTTGAATTTCTCTCGATCAAGGTGCGAACGAGAGGGGAATCAACCGATCACTGACTCAAGAACCAGATCCCTAGAACAACATTGGCATAGATCTCAACGGTTGAGCAACGCATCCTTGTTGGACTTCAGTGTTGCAATGCAACTGAATCCTGAAGTACTCGGAAAAGACCGAACAATACAGCTCGAGAAAATTAGTTTACGAGCTTTAGAAGAGTGATAGTAGCTGAATATATTCAAAAGGTGATCATATATTGTGAATAATTTGATGGTTTTGTGTCTTTTTAAAGTTCCACGCTTATTTTTGTGATTCTTGTAATGAAAGGTTTTGAGATCCATTTGGTGCCTTAAATCATGTTTATTAGGTTATATGTAGATAAAGGCTCCAATGGTCATTGTCCTGAGGAAAATGTTTATGATCTAATAAAAGCTTACATCTTCAGGTACTCCTGTGTTCATGTTCTTAGCGTTCATGTTCTTAGCTCATCGTAATGCAGTTAAACCACAAATTTAGCTTCTATAATTCATAGATgaatttagaatttagtcCCTATAAGTCGAAAGAAAGTTAGAAATGGTAAGTCGTCTCTTTAAGATCGAACTAGAATCTCAATTATCTGAAAGGCTATGTGATAACATAAATGATAATGCATGGTTCTTCAttactaaataaaaacaagaagaatatGCACCAAGTAGCTGCTAAACAGAATCCCAGAAAGTTCCCTCATGAAATTCTGTACAATTATATGAACTGAACAAAGaatctctctatttttctccCTCCTGTGCTAATAAGCTGCCAGTTTCTGCATCAGCCTGCAAAAGGGACTGTCAAAATCCCAAATTGCTCAGCCATTGGGATCGGATCATGAGGCAGCTTTCTCGAGGCTTGCCATGTATGTCATGTAAACAGTCCACGCGTATGAAAACGAATTGCTGACCAACGGCTGCAAAACCAAACATACACTCAAAACCACAAGAGAAGGGAAGAGAATCAGATGGACAAAGATTAAAGAACAGGGCATACTTGAAGATGAACAGGGACGAATCTGAATGTGATGAAGTCACAAACTGGCCAGTACATAACACCATTGAGCATTGTAGGAAGTAAATCTCGTTTCAATCGGCCAATGATTTCAGAACCATTTTCACCTATTTTCAGGCACATCATTCTTAGTAATCTAAAGGTTGAGAAATGAAGCAGGTTGTGGAAAATGGCGTACCTTGGAGAAATGCATtcatagagaagaaaatgactGTCATGGAAGGGCCATAGAGGCTCTGGCCCAAGGCCATTTTCTTCAAGGTGGAGAAGATGTCCTTCTTGGGGAAGAGTCTTGACATGAAGTTGAACCAGTAATGGAGAGATGGCCCTAGAATCAGCAGGCCATATCCAGCCATACGTAGTGTTCGAACTAAATCATATGGCTCTGAAGATGGCAGAGCAATGGTCTGAAATAACATTTGATTCCAAAATCAGAGCAGCATTTACAATTACAATCTCCAATGAGAGCAACGAATTAATAGTAGTAGACGAGAACAATAAGTTGCACGATCAACAgtcaaaaacagagaaaaggaCTCATCAAAGTATATTTGATTCCAAACCATAGCATTCAAAGTGACGATCTCTAACGAATGCAGATGTTCAAAAGCCTTGATCGAGAAGAAAATTATTCTATGAAGAATAAtcaaagaacagagaaaatgactataaaaaaaaacctaaaaacaGAGGtttcaaatcatcaaacaCATCACGAGCAGATGCAAGCTCCAAAACAATTCACCTGAGACGACAAATCAGCAGCCGTGTAAATAAGCGCAGAAGTGATACTCTTCGTAAGAACAGGGCGACATTTCACCATAGCCAAATACCATTCGAGAAACTCAACCTTCGCAAACGAAATAACCGACCACACAGACGAGTGCTGCAGCGATGGAAAAACACCAACCTCCTTCGTCTTCCTGAAAGAATCCGGCAAACGGAAATACGGCCGAATGGGCTGAGATTGCTTCCTCACGATCGCAGTAGCTTCAAAAGCCTTAGAACCTTTCAACTGAGAAGAACGGCGAAAATGCAACAATCCAGACAGCCCGGAGCTCCTCCGGACAGCGCCGATCatctttttagggtttagggttgaaaatgagaagagggttttgaagtttgaagCGAAACAAAAGACGAAACAGAGAAAATTTTGCAAAATTTGCGTTTCTCGGTCCCATTCGCCAACGAGGATTTTATATTGCAATTGTACCAATAAGCAGTCAAGTacaatttgttttctttgccTACTTGCTCGACTATGAAATTGCTGTACTCGCCATCTTGTtcacaaaaatttatttattgtttttctctcgattataataaaataaaccgataaaaaaaaaatattacctttaaaattttgccCGCTAAGAGACAACtatcctattttatttttttttaataaaatttaaagtcggtcttattatttttaatttattatatgagcttaaaattttgtattagtTAGATGGGTGActcgaataaaaaaaaattattaaaaatatatatatatatatatttccaatACATgctatattaataattaaaattttataaagttcaaattcaaataattataaatcacACCACATCGCTaatattgattataaatattaaatattttgagtttttgagtgtttttgttcatgtttGCCTCTTTTTTCTTGGTGGGTTTTGGTTATATCCTNGTGATATAAAATAaccataaatttgaatataaaagttaaaataaaataaactcaaactataaatattaaaataatatttttaattattatgttttggGTAAGAAATGCGAGTGGGATTGGATTACGGGTGGGGAAGGGCTTTATTCCAGTTAATTGGGGAGACGTCAGTTTCTGGACACGTCTGATTAGGGACCATAGCCTTTTTGACACGTGTCCGGGGAACTGACACGTGGGTTGGTGACTTTTGAAGCAGTCGGTTTCttgatttgaaaaagaaatttgggcACCAAACTTGGTAGTTTCTAgcccttctttttttcctaaaattgaaaattgtgaattatatatatatatatgtgtatatgtatatatatatatatatatatatatatatatcctaaTGTCTATAGtattatgttttctttatttaaccATTTCCACATAAATTCTGAACGAGTATATGCTTGAAGAGAGATAAAACTTAAAGCCATCGAtaccaaacaaaccaaaaacgATTCGAACATACTTATATTGTAGTAAACAATATATCCATTGTCGTTTCCAAGGTATCAAAGAATTTGACCTCTAGCTCTAtaattgttgaactaaaaaacgATCTATCTGAATATGTTGAAAACAAAACGAAAGCAACTCAAATTATTTATCCTAAGAGATGGGTTATGTGTAATAGCAAAGGATCCAACCAAACAGACCTAATCATTCACATTGCACCACTTGATTGATAGAGCTTTCAAAGGTTAAGAGGGGCATACAGAGACTAAACAGGTAGAACATTGCAGCAGAGCTAAAGAAAGTCACAGTTGTATGAGCAGAGATCAGAACCAACACTCTTAACtacaaatttcataaattatgttcTATATATAAACACCCACATTGAGTAATGCAGTTTGATGTAGaatttttcacttttgaaGATGGGGGAAGCAGGCGAAAACATCAGATTTTGGGTGTTTTGCTTCAGCATGCTCCCTACATTTCACCTCTGAGGTCGTGCACATGAATGTCTGCATGCATACCTTGCACTGCAACATCCAAATATCAGTTCATTCATCATTCTTCACAACAATAACCAATCTACTAAATCTATATATAAGCCAGTGGTCTTCCGGATCACCAGCTAAAGCTCCTAAATGACCGTTCAGTGATATAGATTTGATTTTTCCATAGACATATATTCGTTCAAAAAGGCCCCTATAAGTGTAATAATCATTGATCAACAAGAAGAATATCGGGCTCTTCAAGAATGTATCACGTTGGGAATTCTAACTCCTACTGCTTGCTATCCTAGATTTACCTCCGCGGAAAGGATGATGAATTGCATTGAAAAGACAAGTATGCACAATCTAATTCTTACATTATACGATATTTTTTGTCTGACAACGTTGGAccataatgtattttttatggATTCTCCTTGACATGCttgtctctcttttttttactttttgaaaaACTAAGGTGTATGCAtgttaatgtttttgtttcttagaCTGATGAACATAAGTTTATTAAGTTTCCATTTCTCTAAATGGTGAAATATAGAATCATGCCATCAATAAAACTTAGTACATGGTTCAAGATTGAACTACTTCTTGCACAAAAAGAGAGATCCAACATTCAGAGTCAAAGATCTAGGTAACTTTCATCATAATATCATAGATTTAGGAacaagagagagggagagtcAGAGAGAGACCAACAATCTTTCATAGATCCTATGGCCAACATATAGTTTCTATATCGTTTTCCTGTAAGTAGCCAGGATAGATACAAACTGATATCCAAGACCTTTATAGTATCTGTCTAGTGTAATTCATAATCAGCatacaaaaaagaatataaggcTTCTGATCCATGgttaaatttgattagaaGTATAATGTTCGACTCTCTCCTGAAATgtgttaaaagtttttaaatacttCCTTAATGATTAAAGAATGTAGAATTCCAGCCTAATAACACCATTAATGACC
This genomic window from Cucurbita pepo subsp. pepo cultivar mu-cu-16 chromosome LG01, ASM280686v2, whole genome shotgun sequence contains:
- the LOC111788929 gene encoding uncharacterized protein LOC111788929 yields the protein MIPRKDSSRIDTSELKAMIYQKLGHQRSEKYFDHLKKLLSLKINKREFDKFCIQIIGREVIPLHNRLIRAILRNACVAKIPPVLSSSRKVGANLSVKVVHGYQRSCLQSLNGDAFLSSPRKGRSPVSRDRKIRDRPSPLGPCGKPQNIELEELAFKVQEQQSATELHSLGSRPPVEMASVEDGEEVEQMAASPGVESRSPVTAPFGISMNFIGSGKTLSNVSVGRNYHVTTCQNGGELPDTRLLRTHLKQKLETEQIDISVDGVNLLNNALDVYLKRLIEPCLNFSRSRCEREGNQPITDSRTRSLEQHWHRSQRLSNASLLDFSVAMQLNPEVLGKDRTIQLEKISLRALEE
- the LOC111788921 gene encoding PXMP2/4 family protein 4-like, coding for MIGAVRRSSGLSGLLHFRRSSQLKGSKAFEATAIVRKQSQPIRPYFRLPDSFRKTKEVGVFPSLQHSSVWSVISFAKVEFLEWYLAMVKCRPVLTKSITSALIYTAADLSSQTIALPSSEPYDLVRTLRMAGYGLLILGPSLHYWFNFMSRLFPKKDIFSTLKKMALGQSLYGPSMTVIFFSMNAFLQGENGSEIIGRLKRDLLPTMLNGVMYWPVCDFITFRFVPVHLQPLVSNSFSYAWTVYMTYMASLEKAAS